GAGATAGTTGCACTGCTCGACCAGTTTGGTGTCAGCTTCTGCCTCACAAGTCAGTTGAGTTTATGATCAAATCTAAGCTGAATATGTATACATATGTCAACAGTAACTCATTGGCCTACCCTACTTTCCCATATTTAGCAAAAGCCAAAGGGAATTTAAGCTAATTCAAGTTGTCAACTAGTCCCCAATGTTCCCTTATTTTCTCTGCAAGTAAATGATTCTATTGTGCTGTGTGGAAGCTATGGTTTGAATCTCTTAGTTCAATTTGTTTGTACTTTGTTACCCTCTTCTTGTGTGATTACTTTGTCAATATACGATACAGAAAGTTCCTTCGTCCGGTTTTTGAGCTCAATCTCAGATGGACAATTCGCCTTCACCAGATTGAAATACTACGGGTAAGGGAGTGGATGAGTCCAATACGAGGGTTTGTTGAAAATGACCTTCCACACTACATCTTCTGATCATCCGAGGTATACGGAGGTATACTTACGCTTTGAAGTCCGCAGCCATAAAACCCTTCAAGGTTAGGTATTAGGTAACTCCATCGCTACAGGATATAGATAGTCATTAATGACtcggaaaataagaagaaaaaagtttACCATAAAGTTCACTAAGCATTCAGCATAGCTTAGAttcaaaataataagaaaaaagtCTCGGCAGAATCACATTTCAATGAGTCGGAAGCCCTCAGAATTACAATTCATTTGATGTGATAAAAATAGGATGACATAGTGACCAGAATTAATGACAAACCAAGCAGTTACACATTGCAAAACACAGAAAAATAAACATGGCCCCTGATATATGCGGCTCAAACGACATACACGGAGCTTCATTATATCAAATTTATGGTCACTTTAACATTTACAAGTTTCTTCACAGATGTGAACATAGAAAACTCTGTTAGCCCCCTGCACAGACATAAAAGGAGGCATATTTGAAATTCCAAGATATATCCACAAGACAGCTTCCAATAATCCGACAAGGAGATGTAACTGCATCAAGGTGACAATAGCAGATCCATCATACTTTACTGTGAGGCTTAGAATAACAGCAGACATGCCTCCGGAAGTTAGTTTGTGTTAACTGAACCTTGAGCACAGCAATTTCCGGTTCTTCCTCGTGACTGCAACCCAGCTGGAGTTGACGTATAATTGAATCACGAATACCTGTTTGTTGATTTTAAAAGCAAGGAACAACTGCATAAAGAATCCAACCAACTACGAGATTTCACATTAATAGAAGGCAGATATACCTGTTTGTGGACTTCACTGTTCAATCTTATCTTGCTTCAAGCAAATTCCATTTTTCCTCATTATTTCTATACTCTCAGCAATGGTTGATCCAGCAGTCCCAACAAAACCGAGTGACGCACAGCTGCAAACGGACTCCTCCAGATATAGAAGTATACTAGGTAAAGACCCAAAAgcacaattcttcttcatcttgcttgCTCTTACGTTGTTTGGGGAAGACCCGGATTTCAAACCATGACCTGCAACTGCAACCTTCTTTGCAGTTTGTACAACCAACTCATCCCATTCTTGCAAACTAAACAGTTTATAAGCATCTGAATCTCTAGCTAGCTCTTCTAAATAACTTCCTGTCCAGTTCGCTTCAGGAAGATCtgtcataataaaaatatgaattgGGTGACTACCTTCATTCCTTAGGGTTTCCAACTTCTGTTGTAAGCCCAAAAAAGTAGCCTTCCAGTGATTCTTGAACTGCCCATCTAGTAATCTAAGTTGCGCACACACAAATGGAGATTTAATCTTCTCGACCACAAACTTCTTCCCAGCATTCCTAATTTCTGGAACAAATGGGAGAAATTCAATCTTCTTAATCAAAGACTGTATCCTATTATCTAGTGGGGCTTCATGGATATCAATATAAAGCTCCGAACCCTTGTGCTGAGAAGTAAAAAGGCTTCCAAAGGCTAATACAGTTGCTAAACCAGCTTCCGTATTAGGTCCAAGGGTTTTTAGTACATCTCTACGTTTCCGAACATatgaaattttcttcttttttttaagttCATCATCAGGTTGCAAAGAATCCAAAACTCCATCTCCATTCTTTTGTTGGTAAGTCCAAACACTACTTCTACAATCATCTTTTACAGCATATAAACACTTGCCTACATTACCATCCACACCTGAGATTAAAGACCCACATTGTTTTAACGAAGACGACTCCAACTCGGATGTTTTGAtacaagctaggtttttgtttagACTACACCATAAACcagtaaaaaccctaaaatctataGTTCTAATCATTGATGCCAGAGAGGAAAGATCTACAATGTCTGCCATTGACACATACCTGAAAGCAAAATgaatttccataaaaaaaaacctaaactgaAAATTAATATTCAAATCAAAATTGAAGAAAAGGGTTTTACCTGTGATCCTGAATGAGCTGAATTATGTGATCCCAGACACGAATACGTAAATCATTTggttccaaaaccctaaatttaggGCAACTACCAAGAGCAACAGCATGGTGATCAAGAATGGGAGGAACAATTAAGGTTCTGTTTAATATTCCTGCTATTAGAATAGCATTTTTAAGCTCTGAGAGTTGATTACTAAAACCACTATGAGGGGCAAACCAGAGATACTTCTCACCTAGGCTGTGACCAATCTGACACTGAGGAGGGAATTgggaaactgaagaagaagaagaagaaaaactggaGGAAGAGAAAATGTAATTGGGTATGTCTGTGTAGAAAACGAAGAAAAATAAGATGAATAAAAGTATAAGAATTGTAATCAACGGTTGGATTCTTACGTTAGGGTTTTTCTTTCTCCATTTGGTTCTGCCCAGACTTGAAACATTCATCGCTCCCTCCCTCTACCTCTCTCCAGATCTCTTCAGTTTTTCTGCAGAATAAACAGTTACCATTTTAACAACTAGATAGGAGGACcgcccctagttagtaagttcgcgaatgattcgcgaatcattcgcgattttttccgtatcacgaattttaccgttttattcgcgtacgtttgcaactccgaacccaaaacgcgtattatgtggcattccgaattattcgcgaatcgttcacgaactttacgtatcccgaatgatatgTCCGTTTAATTCGCCAGAAACTATTTAGCTTTTACGTTTTCAAAGGCCTATTTttggggctttactgcctcccaaaCATACACGGCCCAATATTAGacgttgttgtaatttttatgaaacaaaaatgacagaagagatttgaaggtgaaggtgagagagatctaaaACTCGCTAACCAAGCGTCTAAACCACTATACCACGTCCTCTTTgatgactaatgttgtatatattattaatatcatcatactaagtttattttttctttaaataactcacacatatgcataaaaattagtttatgaccttataaatactacttatttattatatatagataccgaattttcagagccgaactcacatttataaatcgaattatatacatacgtatgtcgttccgaattactgacgaatcacgttccgttgaccgaattttggaccgaatttggattttacaaaaccgtataatactagTACGTTTGTTATTCCGTACGTTTACcgaatcccgaattactaactaaAGATCGCCTACACGGTGTAACGCCGAACGAAAAGACATGGCTTCAAATGAgttcttgtttattttatttttaaaactaGATCTAAATTTTACAAATATTTAAAGGAACTTATCATTAATGCTAGAAGTTCAAGGTTACATtggaatacaaagtaacaagaaaatGTCATACAAGTACTTTGGGCAGAAAAATCGCGTCACCGGAAGAATTTAAGGATTCAAATACATGTGAGAAGTATTCATGGTAAACACAAGATATTCAGGAAGTACTTTACCCATTATCGAGATATCTAGTTGTTCGGCGAGATGATAACATGTGAAAAGGATTGACGAAGGATTGACGGGTCAGATTAGATGGGAAGTTGAACATTAAATTAGCCAACAGAGGAGGCAAATCAATCGCCAAAGATTCTGCAAAACAAATGACGAAGCATGAAGTAGCAGAGTGGATTTGAAGTTAGTTATTAACATGATGAGGTTCGGAAGAGCGTCGAAGTAAAAAGGAACCAGTGACGAATAAAAGGCGTTTGGTGATAAAGATTAATTGTTGAGCATTAAAAGGGTTCGTCGACGAAGTCGGAAGTGTAATGAGTTGTCATCCACCATCTAACTTGTATAAAAGGAGgagaaaagaaagagatcatgggGGATTTTTGGGGTTCTTAGAGTAAACTCTACTAAAATTTTCATACGTCCATATAGCTTTAGATACGCTATCTTGTATTGCTAAATCATCATCAACGGAAAAGGGGTTTTGCTGTAAAGTTTACTGGTTCATGGTCTTTATCTTGTCTTATTTTATGTTAATTGAACTTAAGATTCATctttgggtgtagttgtgggatttccttcGACTACATTTTGACGCAAACAGTTTGGAGGAGCAAATGATTTATCCTACATGAGTGGTTTGTTCTTTAAAGTAGCTTTAACTTTTAAGTTTCTCTTGTTTACTCGCTGCTCTTGTTTtggctttccattttcttttctcTAAAGTTCTGGATCTAAGTTTTCAGATATAGTATCACTTTTTGGTTTCCAGAGTTGTGTTTTCATTTAAAAGTATAGATCTGACATCATAGGTGTGTAATTTTCTATTTATGGAAAACTGGCgcaatttttttcttcatatttcatcaaatttttctttGTCAAGAGTATATTCATTATTATCAAGCATTTATTTCTGGAGTTTTTCTTGAATCTGTCAACACAATCATATATTGATCCTAAGTTGGTAGAATATTACTACACTCAGTCTGTGTCCAACACAGTGAATTATACGATTTTGAGTTGAGGATATAATCACTAGTACTTTGTCAGCACTGTCAGACTAAGATCTGTTGAAGATAAAGATAATGTCAAAAGAAGACAGTGGAAATGGAGTCAAGACCAGATCCCTACAAACCTGGTACCAGAAAAGTCGTACCCACGGAAACCACAGTAGAGGGAGGAGGAACGAATGTTGATCAGCAAAGGCGTCCCACTCGAAGTATTCCCCATGACGAAGAACCAACGATAGTCTATATCGGCACCAAGCTGAAGGCGAAAGAAGATGAGAGGCTGAAACAATTGCTACCAAAGTATTGTGATGTGTTTTTAGAAGATGGAGATATGTCAGGCATAGACCCCTGTAGCATGTCATAGACTGACATTGGTCCAACGACGAAGCCATTTAAGCAGCGAATCAGGAAGGTAGCGACGACATATCACAAAGCAATAGAAGTTGAACTCAAATATGTGAGTCGGGGATTATTCGACCTGCAATGGATCGCTAACATGGTGATAGTTccgaagaaaaataaaggaattcGAATCTGCATTGATCTTAGTGACTTAAATATCATTGACATCTCTCCTTGTACATAATTTTAAAATATTAGCTTTCCCCTAAACAAATTAGCTTTCCCAAACAAAATACTTTTAAAAACTAAAAACATTAATACATTAATTCAAATAGTTCTAATTGGTTAACTGCTCACTGAAGCGCTCCACTAACTGTCAATTCGATTCCACTCGTATTTCAAGGGAATTCCCCTGTCCCTCACTGGATATGGTAAATGACGGATTCTAACAAAACTAAAAGGCAATGACGCTCATCACGGATTTATTTTGACAATCTCTTAAATACAGAGTGCATAAGAAATTATGTTATGCAACAATATGGCCTCCCTAAACTAAAAGAATGCTAACTTAACACCTGGGCATAAAACAaaatacaagcccaaaaataaatgtAAATACTTAAACATTCTTGAGTCTGGATGGTACTGGCCTAAATCTACCCTGGGCTACCGCCTGAAATAGCCCACACATAGGTTTGTCCCTGGTGAAAAGAAGGAAGATGATTTCCTATGAATTTGGAGCGAGAGAGAAGTAAATAGTGAATGCTTTTTTTGTCATCGGATTCACCAAGTGTTAGTTTAGACATTAGTTCGAGTTGTTCCACATTCATCGGACTCTTTATATGTATGTGTAGCCACAGGTTTTACAACTTCATGAGTCTCTTCTAGTGTTGTTTGCTCTGTATTGTACGCGGGTCAAACTGGGACAGCGTACGGATAGTATGGATAGTAAAAAGGAGGACACATTACTGGATAACTAGACTTCATGATAGGCATACATCACATCAAACTCATAATCATATATCGAATCATTAAAACCAAAAAAGAACCGAAACAACAAAAaccttagaaaagaaaaaaatactcaCTTTCATCTCCGGTTCTAATTCATCGCGATTAAACTCTACAAAACATATGAAATAGCAAGAAACAATAAGATTTCTTCTCGTTTCgaccaatttcttcttctcttcgacGAAACCCTCGAATTTCTTCTCACTGAGAATTGAGGATTTTTCTTCTCTGAATCTGATTTCAGAATTTTTCTCTCTCTAATTCCCGCTCAGTGGAGGGGTAGTTGTAGAGACGGAGAGGCACATATTAGGTTCTTGGCCACTACCTAAAAAGTAACAAATTTAAACCATCCATTTTCTAACATGTTGCAGAACCGTCAAATTTTTTCGTCCGAACGTGTTTAAGATTTGTCTTATAAGGGAGCGTAAACGTGTTATTACGTGCTAAATAACAGAATCTTTGGACGGAATATATGATTCTTATTCAAAAAGGTCCAAGGTATACAAAAGAAGATTTTGCTAATTTAATTTCTGTAGGAAATGTAATGGAAATTAACAAGTTCGAAGCGCTTAGCTAACTGTGGTTTTCCATTCGATTCGCTGCCACTCGGATTAAGGGAATTCTCCCTTCCCGCATTGGAGATCACAGCTTCTAACAAAATTAAAAGGCCATACAAAATATGACAGCTTCTAACAAAATTAAAAGGCAATGACGCACATCACAGATTTATTTTGACAATTTCCTAAATACAGAGTGCATGAGAACTTATGTTATGCAACAATAGGGCCTTCCTATAATAAAAGAATGCTAACTTAACACCTGGGCATAAAACAAAATACAAGCCCAAAAATcaatgttcatttaaacactttaACATTCTTGAGTCTGAATAATACTGCGCGTAAAACTACCCTGGGCTACCGCCTGGAATAGCTCTCACATAGGTCTGTCCCTGGTGAAAAGCCGACGGCCTGGAAGATGACTCCCCAGGAATTTGGAGCGAGAGAGAAGTAGATAGTGACTGTTCTTTTTTGTCATCGGATTCACCAATTGTCAGTTTCGACATTAGTCCGAGTTGTTCCACGTTCATCGGACTCTTTATATGTGTAGCCATAGGTTTTACAACTTCATGAGTCTCTTCTGTTGTTGTTTGCTCTGTATTGTACCCGGGCCAAACTGGGACAGCGTATGGATAGTATGGATAGTAAAAAGGAGGACACATTACTGGATAAGTAGACTGCATGATAGGCATCGCCACTGGATGTTGAATAACAAGAGGTTGTTTTTCAGTAGGGTTGGTTGAATCCATCGATTCACATTCTTCACCTATAGTTGGGGTTGGAGACAAGGTGATGTTTTGAGTTTCAGCTTGGGGATGGTCTGGTAAAGCTGATCCAACTTGAGGAGCATCCGTTGACTGCTAAAAGAAAAGACTGAAAATCTTAGAATATAATATTAACACGAAAGAGTCGGGGTACGTAAATAAACCAAACAATGAAAGAAAACAGACACGAGTGGCAATATCATAAACAAACGACTGCATTCAAAGAAGATATACAGTGATTTGCAATACAAAATGAACATGCTATAGAGAAATCAACAAGAATTTTCACATCAGGCCTAAATGTGGTTTAACTCCAATGAGATAACCGAATTAGGAAGACTAATGAGGTAATACAAAATCATCATGTTCAAATTATACTTATCTCATAAGGATGGCATCGTTAAACGAGAGGCATGAATGTCAATGCTATTGACGTGGAGTAGGAAGGTCTAGAAATAGTTCCTAATCAGAGATATTTGGCAGAGAGACGTCTTCATAAAATATGAGGCAAAActgcaatttttattttttaacggTTTACACAATAGGAATGCACAATACCGAGAAAGCAACTAACCTCATCAGGTACCATATCAAATAGGCTGGATCGTCTTTTCCTTCTGGACATGTTGCATTGGCGGATAAAATATTTCTGGGCGTGGCTAGCAACCTGAGTAGGGGTTCTTGTAATAACATAATTTCGTGATATCCCACGCCAATCACCCTTCCCAAGCTTTTGTAGTCCAAGTAGAAACATCTTGTGTTCCTCTTCTGTCCATGCCACACCTAAAAACAAAGGTTATAAGGTAAGCAATTGGATTACGGAAAGCTATACACAAACACAAGATTATTCACAGGATCATAATGGCAGAGATAATGATGATATAGCAAAATCAGTGGGCCTGAGGAGGTTATTAGACTAACACAACATACAAGGAGCCACCAGGTAACCTTAGATGTTCCTTGCTTCAGTTCATATATGCCTTGGCAGTATTATTAATTCACAGAATCCAAAGGATAACTGTGATTATTGCAAATGCAGAAAGGCATGAGAAATCAAGAACATCATAACTCATAACCAAATGAACCAATTTACAATTACATTTTTTAAGAAAAATTCGTGTAAAATTTTTACAGCCATTCTGGAAAATTTAACCAATATTATGCTCTTTGTGCGCAAAGAAACTAAGGGTTCCAAATCTCTTTGATGCAATGGATTGCATATTCCGATATaaatcaaatcatgttcaaaCAATATATAACAGAACCTAAAAGAACTGTTAAACGCATGAATTAAGGAAACCCAAATCTAGAAGAAAATAAAAGACTAACCCTTTTTTCTTTCACGAGAAGAACCTTTAACATAATCTTCAGAAGCATATCCATCATTAATATGACCATTATTATTATTCTGATCATCACCaccaggtgaagaagaagaatcctggTTCCCAAGATTACTTAAATTCTGAAAACTACCATTATGTGATAAAGTAGACAAATTACACATACTAACACTTTTCCTCATGGATGATGAGGAACAAGCACCTGCATCTAATCTAACCCCAAACAGTTTAAAGACTTTATTAGTAGCAGGGCAAGTTCTTGAATTATGCCCATTATTACTACATCCAAAACACTTTCTCGTCATTTCTACCTCGTATTCGAGGTAGAAATCCGAGGAAGAAAGAAACCAAAAATTGATCGAGGATTTCGATATTTATTTAGATAAAAAAAGATCCGACTACGTCGAGGATATATTTAATTAGATAAGGGTTTTACGTTTTGTTTGCCGAAGATTTAGAAGGTTTAAATTTGGAATGGTATTTAGGGTTATCTAAATTCATACGTTCCATCTTTCAATAACTTCCTGATTTTATCTCGACAGCTTCCAGGAATGAGAAGCACCGTTAATATGTTTTCTATTCCTTGTTTTATTGCCTATCCTAATAGGATGCAACCGACACTTTGTGGCTAGAGTTTTGCTACGACTATTTGTGGGACAGGTTTCTTGTCTTCCACCCGTTTTAGAAAATATCATTTTCACGAGTCATGATCCCGGTGACGATCTATTTTGGGTCATCACGACACAACTAAATCTTTGGATGAGTAGGCCAAGACAAGAATAACATAACATTGCTACTAGTGCTGGTGGTGTACCAATCCAATAGTGAGGGATGGTATCATTTTCAAGAGTGATGAAGGAGAAAAAATTGACGAACAAGTCTTTCAACATTGCATTTTGCAGAGGTGTCAGATTACGGTACGAAAATCCATATATGATACGAT
The nucleotide sequence above comes from Papaver somniferum cultivar HN1 chromosome 8, ASM357369v1, whole genome shotgun sequence. Encoded proteins:
- the LOC113302486 gene encoding O-fucosyltransferase 30-like, whose amino-acid sequence is MNVSSLGRTKWRKKNPNVRIQPLITILILLFILFFFVFYTDIPNYIFSSSSFSSSSSSVSQFPPQCQIGHSLGEKYLWFAPHSGFSNQLSELKNAILIAGILNRTLIVPPILDHHAVALGSCPKFRVLEPNDLRIRVWDHIIQLIQDHRYVSMADIVDLSSLASMIRTIDFRVFTGLWCSLNKNLACIKTSELESSSLKQCGSLISGVDGNVGKCLYAVKDDCRSSVWTYQQKNGDGVLDSLQPDDELKKKKKISYVRKRRDVLKTLGPNTEAGLATVLAFGSLFTSQHKGSELYIDIHEAPLDNRIQSLIKKIEFLPFVPEIRNAGKKFVVEKIKSPFVCAQLRLLDGQFKNHWKATFLGLQQKLETLRNEGSHPIHIFIMTDLPEANWTGSYLEELARDSDAYKLFSLQEWDELVVQTAKKVAVAGHGLKSGSSPNNVRASKMKKNCAFGSLPSILLYLEESVCSCASLGFVGTAGSTIAESIEIMRKNGICLKQDKIEQ
- the LOC113302487 gene encoding transcription factor MYBS3-like isoform X1 — protein: MTRKCFGCSNNGHNSRTCPATNKVFKLFGVRLDAGACSSSSMRKSVSMCNLSTLSHNGSFQNLSNLGNQDSSSSPGGDDQNNNNGHINDGYASEDYVKGSSRERKKGVAWTEEEHKMFLLGLQKLGKGDWRGISRNYVITRTPTQVASHAQKYFIRQCNMSRRKRRSSLFDMVPDEQSTDAPQVGSALPDHPQAETQNITLSPTPTIGEECESMDSTNPTEKQPLVIQHPVAMPIMQSTYPVMCPPFYYPYYPYAVPVWPGYNTEQTTTEETHEVVKPMATHIKSPMNVEQLGLMSKLTIGESDDKKEQSLSTSLSLQIPGESSSRPSAFHQGQTYVRAIPGGSPG
- the LOC113302487 gene encoding transcription factor MYBS3-like isoform X2 translates to MTRKCFGCSNNGHNSRTCPATNKVFKLFGVRLDAGACSSSSMRKSVSMCNLSTLSHNGSFQNLSNLGNQDSSSSPGGDDQNNNNGHINDGYASEDYVKGSSRERKKGVAWTEEEHKMFLLGLQKLGKGDWRGISRNYVITRTPTQVASHAQKYFIRQCNMSRRKRRSSLFDMVPDESTDAPQVGSALPDHPQAETQNITLSPTPTIGEECESMDSTNPTEKQPLVIQHPVAMPIMQSTYPVMCPPFYYPYYPYAVPVWPGYNTEQTTTEETHEVVKPMATHIKSPMNVEQLGLMSKLTIGESDDKKEQSLSTSLSLQIPGESSSRPSAFHQGQTYVRAIPGGSPG